The following proteins are co-located in the Flammeovirga kamogawensis genome:
- a CDS encoding class I SAM-dependent methyltransferase, whose product MGEYYHTEQSVKEYIQMAKDVNSENLIRLFENVLKKGDAVLEIGSGPGTDWSILNVSFKTIGSDFSKEFLHHLKEKFPEGEFLELDAITLKTAINFDGIYANKVLQHLTDKEIEMSVERQAVLLNDGGVVCHSYWYGEGDENFKGMYVNYQDEKRLLEIYTPYFEVLKLEKYKEFDKDDSIVIIGRKK is encoded by the coding sequence ATGGGAGAATATTATCATACAGAACAATCTGTTAAAGAGTATATCCAGATGGCAAAGGATGTAAATAGTGAAAATTTAATCAGACTGTTTGAAAATGTGCTTAAAAAAGGAGATGCAGTTTTAGAAATTGGTTCTGGTCCAGGTACTGATTGGAGTATTTTAAATGTATCTTTTAAAACAATTGGTTCTGATTTTTCGAAAGAGTTTCTTCATCATTTAAAGGAAAAATTCCCTGAAGGTGAGTTTTTAGAATTAGATGCCATTACATTAAAAACAGCAATAAATTTTGATGGAATATATGCCAACAAAGTATTACAACATCTGACAGATAAAGAAATCGAAATGTCTGTAGAAAGGCAGGCAGTACTTTTAAATGATGGAGGAGTAGTTTGTCACTCTTATTGGTATGGAGAAGGTGATGAAAACTTTAAAGGGATGTATGTGAACTATCAAGACGAAAAACGCTTATTAGAAATTTACACACCTTATTTTGAAGTTTTGAAATTAGAAAAATACAAAGAATTTGATAAAGATGATTCGATTGTAATCATTGGAAGAAAAAAATAA